The Callospermophilus lateralis isolate mCalLat2 chromosome 3, mCalLat2.hap1, whole genome shotgun sequence genome has a segment encoding these proteins:
- the Dtwd1 gene encoding tRNA-uridine aminocarboxypropyltransferase 1, translating into MSLNPSVFLKEIEENNSKFVETNKTTSIASENPLQNLCLASQEVLQKAQQSGRSKCLKCGGSRMFYCYTCYVPVENVPIEQIPLVKLPLKIDIIKHPNETDGKSTAIHAKLLAPEFVNIYTYPCIPEYEEKDHEVVLVFPGPQSISIKDISFHLEKRSQNKSRGQKDDLDKPSFKRKKIEDQEDYDLNDSMCKNTILKKIIFIDSTWNQTNKIFSDERLQGLLQVELKSRKTCFWRHQKGKPDTFLSTIEAIYYFLVDYHTDVLKEKYKGQYDNLLFFYSFMYHLIKNAKCSGDKETAKHIQ; encoded by the exons ATGTCTCTCAATCCATCTGTATTTCTTAAAGAAATcgaagaaaataattcaaaatttgTGGAAACAAACAAAACTACTTCCATAGCTTCAGAAAATCCCCTTCAAAACTTGTGCTTAGCATCTCAAGAAGTTCTTCAAAAAGCTCAGCAAAGTGGGAGATCAAAGTGTCTCAAATGTGGTGGTTCAAGGATGTTTTACTGCTATACATgttatgtcccagttgaaaatGTACCTATTGAACAGATTCCACTTGTGAAG CTTCCATTGAAGATCGACATCATTAAACATCCAAATGAAACAGATGGCAAAAGTACTGCTATACATGCAAAACTCTTAGCACCTGAATTTGTGAACATTTACACATACCCTTGTATTCCAGAGTATGAGGAAAAAGACCATGAA gttgTACTTGTTTTTCCTGGACCTCAGTCTATCTCAATAAAAGATATTTCTTTTCACTTGGAAAAAAGGAGTCAAAATAAAAGTAGAGGCCAAAAGGATGACCTTGATAAGCCATCTTTTAAacgaaaaaaaattgaagatcaGGAGGACTATGATTTGAATGATAGTATGTGTAAAAACacaatattgaaaaaaattatctttataGATAGCACCtggaaccaaacaaacaaaatattctCTGATGAGCGACTTCAAG GGTTGTTACAAGTTGAATTGAAATCAAGAAAAACTTGTTTTTGGCGCCATCAAAAAGGAAAGCCAGATACTTTCCTTTCCACAATTGAAGCCATTTACTACTTTCTAGTAGACTACCATACTgatgtattaaaagaaaaatacaaaggaCAATATGacaatcttttatttttctactctTTTATGTACCACTTGATAAAGAATGCCAAGTGCTCTGGAGATAAGGAAACAGCAAAACATATCCAGTAG